A region from the Rheinheimera mangrovi genome encodes:
- a CDS encoding LacI family DNA-binding transcriptional regulator has protein sequence MAVKKPTIKDVARLAGVSFKSVSRVVNNEAWVSDEVKAKVQAVIEQLNYQPNRTARLMRTAPFSLAFVYDNPNSNYVIEMQNGILSQCRKKGFELVIHPTDSGSEQVRHELTSMIGTNQIGGVILTPPLSESTELVRQLLEQQAKVVRIVSGAQPPDELCPTIFVDDEQAGQAITEHLLAQGHKRIAFLGYHKDHKSSLGRYHGYCAALKNAGLEVQDELVISGNFTFDSGVQMTEQLLQLDSKATALFGCNDEIAAGALFVARKRDLRVPQDLSIVGFENSPFSRQTWPGLTTVHQPNAEIAAKAASMLIALMLEPEQAPLDCGFKLQLVLRDSVAPI, from the coding sequence ATGGCGGTTAAAAAACCTACGATCAAAGATGTGGCTCGCCTTGCGGGAGTTTCATTTAAAAGTGTGTCCAGGGTGGTGAATAACGAAGCCTGGGTCAGTGATGAAGTCAAAGCCAAAGTGCAGGCTGTGATTGAACAGTTAAATTACCAACCGAATCGCACGGCCCGGCTGATGCGCACGGCGCCTTTTTCGCTGGCTTTTGTCTATGACAACCCAAATAGCAACTATGTGATTGAAATGCAAAACGGTATTTTGTCACAATGTCGGAAAAAGGGCTTTGAGCTGGTGATCCATCCAACAGATTCAGGTTCTGAGCAGGTCAGGCATGAACTCACCAGTATGATTGGTACCAATCAGATTGGGGGGGTGATCCTGACGCCACCATTGTCTGAAAGCACTGAACTGGTCAGGCAGTTACTGGAGCAGCAAGCTAAAGTAGTTCGCATTGTGTCAGGTGCACAACCACCGGATGAGCTTTGCCCAACCATTTTCGTGGACGATGAGCAGGCGGGGCAGGCGATCACTGAACATCTGCTGGCTCAGGGCCATAAACGCATTGCCTTTTTGGGCTATCACAAAGATCACAAATCTTCATTGGGGCGCTATCACGGTTATTGCGCCGCGCTTAAAAATGCGGGTCTTGAGGTTCAGGACGAGCTGGTCATATCAGGTAATTTTACCTTTGATTCCGGCGTACAAATGACAGAACAGTTATTACAACTGGACAGCAAAGCCACAGCGCTTTTTGGTTGCAACGATGAAATTGCAGCCGGGGCTTTGTTTGTTGCCCGCAAACGTGATCTGAGGGTACCGCAGGATTTATCCATCGTAGGTTTTGAAAATAGTCCATTTTCCCGTCAGACCTGGCCAGGTTTGACGACTGTGCATCAACCTAATGCAGAAATAGCCGCTAAAGCCGCATCTATGCTGATAGCACTGATGCTGGAACCTGAGCAAGCACCGCTGGATTGCGGTTTTAAATTGCAACTCGTGTTAAGAGACTCTGTCGCCCCCATTTAA
- a CDS encoding LysR family transcriptional regulator: MDRIKAAEVFVTIVEQGSLVGAAQALDMSRSMVTRYLAEMEDWASAQLVHRSTRKLTLTAAGEKAFSHCRSLLDLAKEVATPLAQNLVAVPEGTIRISCSQFVAEKLLPQVVDAFLDDYPKVRIDVHVSNQVTHLVEDRIDLAIRITNELDPNLIARPLGVCRSVLCATESYLKRRGYPVYPDDLASHNCLMYSNFGKSLWHFIKDEQPVVATVSGNYSANESSLLLNSVLKNRGISLQPRHAVQALINEKKLVQVLPSYEAVSLGIYAVYRSRKHQSLALRTFIDRLVPYFEQAET, encoded by the coding sequence ATGGACAGGATTAAAGCGGCTGAAGTTTTTGTAACTATTGTGGAGCAGGGCAGTTTAGTCGGAGCTGCTCAGGCTTTGGATATGTCACGTTCTATGGTGACCCGTTATCTGGCGGAAATGGAAGACTGGGCCAGTGCTCAACTGGTGCACCGCTCCACCCGGAAACTAACCCTAACAGCTGCGGGGGAAAAAGCCTTCAGCCATTGCCGTTCTTTATTGGATTTAGCCAAAGAGGTCGCAACGCCTTTGGCGCAAAATCTGGTGGCTGTGCCTGAAGGTACTATCCGTATTTCCTGTTCGCAATTTGTCGCTGAAAAATTATTGCCCCAGGTGGTGGATGCCTTTTTAGATGATTACCCCAAGGTACGTATTGATGTGCATGTCAGTAATCAGGTGACTCATCTGGTGGAAGACAGAATAGATTTAGCTATCCGTATTACCAACGAACTGGACCCAAATCTGATAGCGCGTCCGCTTGGTGTTTGCCGCTCTGTATTGTGCGCAACTGAAAGTTATTTAAAGCGTCGCGGTTATCCGGTGTATCCCGATGATTTGGCCTCCCATAACTGTTTAATGTATTCTAATTTTGGTAAAAGCTTGTGGCATTTCATCAAAGACGAACAGCCTGTGGTGGCCACCGTATCAGGCAATTACAGCGCAAATGAATCGTCGTTGCTACTGAATTCTGTATTAAAAAACCGTGGTATTTCTTTGCAGCCCCGGCATGCGGTGCAGGCATTGATTAACGAGAAAAAACTGGTGCAGGTATTACCGAGCTATGAAGCCGTTTCGCTGGGCATATATGCGGTTTATCGTTCCAGAAAACACCAATCTTTGGCGCTTCGAACCTTTATCGATCGGCTGGTTCCTTACTTTGAACAGGCAGAAACCTGA